In a genomic window of Xylophilus rhododendri:
- a CDS encoding amino acid ABC transporter permease — MLSLDFSAILQGRYLDWLIAGAAKTLMLFAASWLIGFLLSLLIAAARSSGLRALQAASAAFVGYHRNVPGLVQLFIWYFGVPQLLPEAWQQWINATGSEFIFATLALSLNAAAYMSEDLRSGIRSLPPSQLEAARALGLSYASAMRKVILPQALKVAVPPLINQSLGLFKSTSLAMAIGVAEMTYASHQVENESFRTFEAFAIASLFYWTFSFLIMGLGHVWTRRLSARGAR, encoded by the coding sequence ATGCTATCCCTGGACTTCTCCGCGATCCTGCAAGGACGCTATCTCGACTGGCTGATCGCCGGCGCGGCCAAGACCCTGATGCTGTTCGCGGCCTCCTGGCTCATCGGCTTCCTGCTGTCGCTGCTGATCGCCGCGGCGCGGTCCTCGGGCCTGCGTGCGCTGCAGGCGGCCTCGGCCGCCTTCGTCGGCTACCACCGCAACGTGCCGGGGCTGGTGCAGCTCTTCATCTGGTACTTCGGCGTGCCGCAGCTGCTGCCCGAAGCCTGGCAGCAGTGGATCAACGCCACCGGCAGCGAGTTCATCTTCGCCACGCTGGCGCTGTCGCTGAACGCCGCCGCCTACATGTCGGAAGACCTGCGCAGCGGCATCCGCTCGCTGCCGCCCTCGCAGCTGGAAGCGGCGCGGGCGCTGGGCCTGAGCTACGCCTCAGCCATGCGCAAGGTGATCCTGCCGCAGGCGCTGAAGGTGGCGGTGCCGCCGCTCATCAACCAGTCGCTCGGCCTCTTCAAGTCCACCAGCCTGGCCATGGCCATCGGCGTGGCCGAGATGACCTATGCCAGCCACCAGGTGGAGAACGAGAGTTTCCGCACCTTCGAGGCCTTCGCCATCGCCTCCCTCTTCTACTGGACCTTCTCCTTCCTCATCATGGGCCTGGGCCACGTCTGGACCCGCCGCCTGAGCGCACGGGGAGCCCGCTGA
- a CDS encoding LysR substrate-binding domain-containing protein, which yields MDLTRLRYFVAVVESGSFSRAAAALHLSQPALSRQVGLLEEELGQRLLVRHGRGALANEAGQALLAHARGIFELADRAQADMHERQSSPRGRVTVGLPPRVAQVLAADLIERFRREYPEVTLTVVEALSIRLREWMVAGTLDMAILFDPPPSPQLQDETLAREALLLFGPKPLPARVKLADVAALPLVMPSGPNALRQLLESSMRPRGLALDIVAEVDSVLTVLSLVARGVAHTVLPISAMALWNYAQPLHHAAIVGPAIRNRLALVIPTARPATRPARLVAELLRTLARKHYAPNAS from the coding sequence ATGGACCTGACCCGCCTGCGCTACTTCGTCGCCGTCGTCGAGAGCGGCAGCTTCAGCCGGGCCGCCGCCGCGCTGCACCTGTCGCAGCCGGCACTCAGCCGCCAGGTGGGATTGCTGGAGGAGGAACTCGGCCAGCGCCTGCTGGTGCGCCACGGCCGCGGCGCCCTGGCCAACGAGGCCGGGCAGGCGCTGCTGGCCCATGCACGCGGCATCTTCGAGCTGGCCGACCGCGCCCAGGCCGACATGCACGAACGCCAGTCCAGCCCGCGCGGCCGGGTCACCGTGGGCCTGCCGCCGCGGGTGGCGCAGGTGCTGGCGGCCGACCTGATCGAGCGCTTTCGGCGCGAGTACCCGGAGGTGACGCTGACCGTGGTGGAGGCGCTGAGCATCCGCCTGCGCGAATGGATGGTGGCCGGCACGCTGGACATGGCCATCCTGTTCGACCCGCCCCCTTCGCCCCAGCTGCAGGACGAGACCCTGGCGCGCGAGGCCCTGCTGCTCTTCGGCCCCAAGCCGCTGCCGGCGCGGGTGAAGCTGGCCGACGTGGCGGCGCTGCCCCTGGTCATGCCCAGCGGGCCGAACGCGCTGCGCCAGCTGCTGGAGTCCAGCATGCGGCCGCGCGGCCTGGCGCTGGACATCGTGGCCGAGGTCGATTCGGTGCTGACCGTGCTTTCGCTGGTGGCGCGCGGCGTGGCCCACACCGTGCTGCCGATCAGCGCCATGGCGCTGTGGAACTATGCCCAGCCGCTGCACCATGCGGCCATCGTGGGACCTGCGATCCGCAACCGGCTGGCGCTGGTGATTCCCACCGCCCGGCCGGCCACCCGGCCGGCGCGGCTGGTGGCCGAACTGCTGCGCACCCTGGCGCGCAAGCACTACGCACCGAACGCTTCGTGA
- a CDS encoding response regulator transcription factor codes for MNAIDQPHAAPAPLPAADARRVILVVDDALDTLRMVSDALAGAGYAVLVARDAEEALQRFEITVPDGVLLDAVMPGIDGFALCRRLKAMPAWSHVPVLFMTGLSETEQILQGFASGGVDYVVKPLRIPEVLARLATHVRNAQAARLAREAVDVAGMGTVVLDALGRVAWQSPQAARWLDEAFAGPAVEARGGWLQSVRVGEEACTALGAGRRLAARHMGESGFSEAMLLLRSERMDAVSPPRQPDVPLTPRETEVLSWLAKGKTNRDIADILGMSPRTVNKHLEHIFEKLGVETRSAATAMAGRWLA; via the coding sequence ATGAACGCGATCGACCAGCCCCATGCAGCGCCCGCCCCCCTGCCCGCCGCCGATGCGCGCCGGGTGATCCTGGTGGTGGACGACGCCCTGGACACCCTGCGCATGGTGAGCGACGCCCTGGCCGGCGCCGGCTATGCCGTGCTGGTGGCGCGCGATGCCGAGGAGGCCCTGCAGCGTTTCGAGATCACCGTGCCCGACGGCGTGCTGCTGGATGCGGTGATGCCGGGCATCGACGGCTTCGCCCTGTGCCGCCGGCTCAAGGCCATGCCGGCCTGGTCGCATGTGCCGGTGCTGTTCATGACCGGGCTGTCGGAGACCGAGCAGATCCTGCAGGGCTTCGCCAGCGGCGGGGTGGACTATGTCGTCAAGCCCCTGCGCATACCCGAGGTGCTGGCGCGCCTGGCCACCCATGTGCGCAACGCCCAGGCCGCGCGGCTGGCGCGCGAGGCGGTGGACGTGGCGGGCATGGGCACGGTGGTGCTGGATGCGCTGGGGCGGGTGGCCTGGCAATCGCCGCAGGCCGCGCGCTGGCTGGACGAGGCTTTCGCCGGCCCGGCGGTCGAAGCGCGGGGCGGCTGGCTGCAATCGGTGCGGGTGGGCGAGGAGGCTTGCACCGCGCTGGGCGCCGGGCGGCGGCTGGCGGCGCGCCACATGGGCGAGAGCGGTTTCTCCGAGGCCATGCTGCTGCTGCGCAGCGAACGCATGGATGCGGTCTCGCCGCCGCGCCAGCCGGACGTGCCGCTGACGCCGCGCGAGACCGAGGTGCTGTCCTGGCTGGCCAAGGGCAAGACCAATCGCGACATCGCCGACATCCTGGGCATGAGCCCGCGCACGGTGAACAAGCACCTGGAGCACATCTTCGAGAAGCTGGGGGTGGAGACGCGGTCCGCGGCCACCGCCATGGCTGGGCGATGGCTGGCCTAG
- a CDS encoding Bug family tripartite tricarboxylate transporter substrate binding protein, with product MSHHHISRRGLCALAAGLALGGSARAQSGRITRLVVAFPPGGPVDFVARTVAEQLGKELGHQVIIENRAGANGAIAAEYVSHAPPDGNTLWLTSVGAVAINPSLYDKLAYDMQKDLQPVGLVVRNVEVLVVPADAPWKTGADFVAAARQSKQPLTLASSGTGSVPHLAMELLADAGKAPLLHVPYKGAAPAITDVIAGHVNGFFGDIPGLLPFIKTGKLRPIGLAASHRHPLLPEVKTFAEMGVPGVDSDNWYAVFAGRAVPPAEIERVSAALRKTLGDEGVRGRLSASGAEPAPSSPAELAALLKQDSEKWGRVVRAKNIKAD from the coding sequence ATGAGCCACCACCACATCTCGCGCCGTGGCCTCTGCGCCCTGGCGGCCGGCCTGGCGCTGGGCGGCAGCGCACGGGCCCAGAGCGGCAGGATCACCCGCCTGGTGGTGGCCTTCCCGCCCGGCGGGCCGGTGGACTTCGTGGCCCGCACCGTGGCCGAACAGCTGGGCAAGGAGCTGGGCCACCAGGTCATCATCGAGAACCGCGCCGGGGCCAACGGCGCCATCGCCGCCGAATACGTCTCGCATGCCCCGCCGGACGGCAACACCCTCTGGCTGACCAGCGTGGGGGCGGTCGCCATCAACCCCTCGCTCTACGACAAGCTGGCCTACGACATGCAGAAGGACCTGCAGCCGGTGGGCCTGGTGGTGCGCAACGTCGAGGTGCTGGTGGTGCCGGCCGACGCGCCCTGGAAGACGGGCGCCGATTTCGTGGCCGCCGCGCGCCAGTCGAAGCAGCCGCTGACCCTGGCCTCCTCCGGCACCGGCAGCGTGCCGCACCTGGCGATGGAGCTGCTGGCCGACGCGGGCAAGGCGCCCTTGCTGCATGTGCCCTACAAGGGCGCGGCGCCGGCCATCACCGATGTGATCGCCGGCCATGTCAACGGCTTCTTCGGCGACATCCCGGGCCTGCTGCCCTTCATCAAGACCGGCAAGCTCCGGCCCATCGGCCTGGCCGCCAGCCACCGCCATCCCCTGCTGCCCGAGGTGAAGACCTTCGCCGAGATGGGTGTGCCCGGCGTGGATTCGGACAACTGGTATGCCGTCTTCGCCGGCCGGGCGGTGCCGCCGGCCGAGATCGAACGGGTGAGCGCGGCGCTGCGCAAGACCCTGGGCGACGAGGGTGTGCGCGGCCGGCTGTCGGCCTCCGGCGCGGAGCCCGCGCCGTCCTCGCCCGCCGAACTCGCGGCCCTGCTCAAGCAGGACAGCGAGAAATGGGGCCGCGTGGTGCGGGCCAAGAACATCAAGGCCGACTAG
- a CDS encoding amino acid ABC transporter ATP-binding protein, giving the protein MIQFENVEKWYGDYKALTQIDETVAKGEVVVVCGPSGSGKSTLIRTINRLEPIDKGRITVNGVDIHGSKVKVNQLRSEIGFVFQSFNLFPHMSVLKNLMLAPMDVRRVGSGEARDRAMALLEKVGMAHKAEAYPAQLSGGQQQRVAIARALAMQPPVMLFDEPTSALDPEMVGEVLQVMKQLAQEGMTMVCVTHEMGFAREVADRIVFMDQGAVLERATPQEFFHQPQHPRAQKFVADIRH; this is encoded by the coding sequence ATGATCCAGTTCGAAAACGTCGAGAAATGGTATGGCGACTACAAGGCGCTGACGCAGATCGACGAAACCGTCGCCAAGGGCGAGGTGGTGGTGGTGTGCGGGCCCTCGGGCTCGGGCAAGTCCACCCTGATCCGCACCATCAACCGCCTGGAGCCGATCGACAAGGGCCGCATCACGGTCAACGGCGTGGACATCCACGGCAGCAAGGTCAAGGTCAACCAGCTGCGCAGCGAGATCGGCTTCGTGTTCCAGAGCTTCAACCTCTTCCCGCACATGAGTGTGCTGAAGAACCTGATGCTGGCGCCGATGGACGTGCGCCGCGTGGGCAGCGGCGAGGCGCGCGACCGCGCCATGGCCCTGCTGGAGAAGGTGGGCATGGCGCACAAGGCCGAGGCCTATCCGGCGCAGCTTTCGGGCGGCCAGCAGCAGCGCGTGGCCATCGCCCGTGCGCTGGCCATGCAGCCGCCGGTGATGCTGTTCGACGAACCCACCAGCGCGCTCGACCCCGAGATGGTCGGCGAGGTGCTGCAGGTGATGAAGCAGCTGGCCCAGGAGGGCATGACCATGGTGTGCGTGACCCACGAGATGGGCTTCGCCCGCGAGGTGGCCGACCGCATCGTCTTCATGGACCAGGGCGCGGTGCTCGAACGCGCCACGCCGCAGGAGTTCTTCCACCAGCCGCAGCATCCGCGCGCGCAGAAGTTCGTGGCCGACATCCGGCACTGA
- a CDS encoding RraA family protein: MSQLPEVIREFERVSPEVVAQARTFQAAILSDVSGRRGTMHSRVAPVEMNMVAAGPAFTVEVRPGDNLMIHMAISLAKPGDVLVIDGKGDQTAALMGTLMLSACKKLNLGGVIVDGAIRDRLELLDLGFPVFSAGFNPAGPTKYVPGRINHPISAGGTVVNPGDLVVADADGVVVIERLKAPAMMALAVKKVADEAARIEAIARGEIESKWLPAALRAAGVLKDGESI, translated from the coding sequence ATGAGCCAGCTCCCCGAAGTCATCCGCGAATTCGAACGTGTCTCGCCCGAAGTCGTGGCCCAGGCGCGCACCTTCCAGGCGGCCATCCTGTCGGACGTGTCCGGCCGCCGCGGCACCATGCATTCGCGGGTGGCGCCGGTGGAGATGAACATGGTCGCGGCCGGCCCGGCCTTCACCGTCGAAGTGCGCCCTGGCGACAACCTGATGATTCACATGGCCATCTCGCTCGCCAAGCCCGGCGACGTGCTGGTGATCGACGGCAAGGGCGACCAGACGGCCGCGCTGATGGGCACGCTGATGCTCAGCGCTTGCAAGAAGCTGAACCTCGGCGGCGTGATCGTCGACGGCGCCATCCGCGACCGGCTGGAGCTGCTGGACCTGGGCTTTCCGGTCTTCTCGGCAGGCTTCAATCCTGCCGGCCCGACCAAGTACGTGCCTGGCCGCATCAACCACCCGATCTCCGCCGGCGGCACCGTGGTCAACCCCGGTGACCTGGTGGTGGCCGATGCCGACGGCGTGGTCGTGATCGAGCGCCTGAAGGCGCCCGCCATGATGGCCCTGGCGGTGAAGAAGGTGGCCGACGAGGCCGCCCGCATCGAGGCCATCGCCCGCGGCGAGATCGAGTCCAAGTGGCTGCCGGCCGCCCTGCGCGCCGCCGGTGTGCTGAAGGACGGCGAGTCGATCTGA
- a CDS encoding amidohydrolase family protein, which produces MNANQIDTPVPHSVGLNRPAVQVPPNACDSHMHIFDPRFAPSPHWTRTPPVADVAIYRRLQQRLGTRRTVVVTPSTYGIDNRCTLDALAAFGEQARGVAVVPQEVGEAELQSLAEQRVRGLRVNFVTAQSWGTTTPRMLQTLAAKVAPLGWHIQVFAHAAQLMELLPVLQGLPVPLVIDHMGRIDAAIGVDSDAFRAVRGLLDAGNTWMKLSGAYMESTAGGPTYADRDAVGRALLEAAPERMVWGSDWPHTTQPKESVNDADLLELLRRWCPSQAVFERILVDNPQALYGF; this is translated from the coding sequence ATGAACGCGAACCAGATCGACACACCGGTCCCTCACTCGGTAGGCCTGAACCGGCCGGCGGTGCAGGTGCCGCCGAACGCATGCGACAGCCACATGCATATCTTCGATCCGCGGTTCGCGCCATCGCCGCACTGGACCCGCACCCCGCCGGTGGCCGACGTGGCCATCTACCGCCGGCTGCAGCAGCGCCTGGGCACCCGCCGCACGGTGGTGGTCACGCCCTCCACCTACGGCATCGACAACCGCTGCACGCTCGATGCCCTGGCCGCCTTCGGCGAGCAGGCGCGCGGCGTGGCGGTGGTGCCGCAGGAGGTGGGCGAGGCCGAGCTGCAGTCGCTGGCCGAACAGCGTGTTCGCGGCCTGCGGGTGAACTTCGTGACCGCGCAGTCCTGGGGCACGACCACACCCCGGATGCTGCAGACGCTGGCGGCCAAGGTCGCGCCGCTGGGCTGGCATATCCAGGTGTTCGCCCATGCGGCGCAGCTGATGGAGCTGCTGCCCGTTCTGCAGGGCCTGCCGGTGCCTTTGGTGATCGACCACATGGGCCGCATCGATGCCGCCATCGGTGTGGACAGTGATGCCTTCCGTGCGGTGCGCGGCCTGCTCGATGCGGGCAACACCTGGATGAAGCTCTCGGGCGCCTACATGGAATCGACCGCCGGCGGGCCGACCTATGCCGACCGCGACGCGGTGGGCCGCGCGCTGCTCGAAGCCGCGCCCGAACGCATGGTCTGGGGCAGCGACTGGCCGCACACCACCCAGCCGAAGGAAAGCGTCAACGACGCCGACCTGCTGGAGTTGCTGCGCCGCTGGTGCCCCAGCCAGGCGGTGTTCGAACGCATCCTGGTCGACAACCCGCAGGCGCTCTACGGTTTCTAG
- a CDS encoding amidohydrolase family protein produces MPDVLTYDLQPRAASFTPPPGSCDSHVHVFGPRERFPYAHKRGFTPVDAPKESLFALHRVLGIERCVIVQTALHGFDNRVVEDAIEAGEGRYLGIALVPADVPDAELARLAGAGFRGVRFNFMAHLPGTPVEDVIALTRRLAPLGLHLQVHFESAMVHGLGPILARSAVPVVIDHIGRVDAAQGPQHADFIALRALLRNPLFRVKVSGVDRIATQDSYPQGVALARILVEEFPERCFWGSDWPHPNHTHVPDDAALVELLPDIAPDAGLRELLLVRNPAAFYRFEPLRPA; encoded by the coding sequence ATGCCAGATGTGCTCACCTACGACCTCCAGCCCCGCGCCGCCAGCTTCACGCCGCCGCCGGGCAGCTGCGACAGCCATGTGCATGTGTTCGGGCCGCGCGAGCGTTTTCCGTATGCGCATAAGCGAGGCTTCACGCCGGTGGATGCGCCGAAGGAATCGCTGTTCGCCCTGCACCGGGTGCTGGGAATCGAGCGCTGCGTGATCGTGCAGACCGCCCTGCACGGCTTCGACAACCGTGTGGTGGAGGATGCGATCGAGGCCGGCGAAGGCCGCTACCTCGGCATCGCCCTGGTGCCGGCCGATGTGCCCGATGCCGAGCTGGCCCGGCTGGCCGGGGCGGGGTTTCGCGGCGTGCGTTTCAACTTCATGGCGCATCTGCCGGGCACGCCGGTGGAGGATGTGATCGCGCTCACCCGCCGCCTGGCGCCGCTGGGCCTGCACCTGCAGGTGCATTTCGAAAGCGCGATGGTGCATGGCCTCGGGCCCATCCTGGCGCGCAGCGCGGTGCCGGTGGTGATCGACCATATCGGCCGGGTCGATGCGGCGCAGGGGCCGCAGCATGCCGACTTCATCGCCCTGCGGGCCCTGCTGCGCAACCCGCTGTTCCGGGTGAAGGTGAGCGGCGTGGACCGCATCGCCACGCAGGACAGCTATCCCCAGGGCGTGGCCCTGGCCCGCATCCTGGTGGAGGAGTTCCCCGAGCGCTGCTTCTGGGGCAGCGACTGGCCGCATCCCAACCACACCCATGTGCCCGACGACGCGGCGCTGGTCGAGCTGCTGCCGGACATCGCGCCCGATGCGGGCCTGCGCGAACTGCTGCTGGTGCGCAACCCGGCGGCCTTCTACCGCTTCGAGCCCTTGCGGCCGGCCTGA
- a CDS encoding amino acid ABC transporter permease: protein MADILQILHDYGLLLLVGQYPQGPLGGLALTLCLAVAGLCLSFPLAVLVGMARTSSNKAIYLPVSTLVHAIRGLPVLMIIFWAYFVVPIVTGTSVSAVTTVVCALVVYELAFMGEVVRAGIQAIPKGQIEAARSLGLNGFGVMRRIVLPQALYQMLPSILNQFINLIKNTSLGYIISVNELTYSAYQINAQLLTKPFQVYAILAVTYFLICWSLGLCMSRLEKRIHARRNQRGLAASPAL, encoded by the coding sequence ATGGCCGACATTCTCCAGATCCTGCACGACTACGGCCTGCTGCTGCTGGTCGGCCAGTACCCGCAAGGCCCGCTGGGCGGCCTGGCGCTGACGCTGTGCCTGGCCGTGGCCGGGCTTTGCCTGTCCTTCCCGCTGGCGGTGCTGGTGGGCATGGCCCGCACCAGCAGCAACAAGGCGATCTACCTGCCGGTCTCCACCCTGGTCCATGCGATCCGCGGGCTGCCGGTGCTGATGATCATCTTCTGGGCCTACTTCGTGGTGCCCATCGTCACCGGCACCAGCGTGTCGGCCGTCACCACCGTGGTCTGCGCGCTGGTGGTCTACGAACTGGCCTTCATGGGCGAGGTGGTGCGCGCCGGCATCCAGGCCATCCCCAAGGGCCAGATCGAGGCCGCGCGTTCGCTGGGCCTCAACGGCTTCGGCGTGATGCGCCGCATCGTGCTGCCGCAGGCGCTCTACCAGATGCTGCCGAGCATCCTCAACCAGTTCATCAACCTGATCAAGAACACCTCGCTCGGCTACATCATCAGCGTCAACGAACTGACCTACTCGGCCTACCAGATCAACGCCCAGTTGCTCACCAAGCCCTTCCAGGTCTACGCCATCCTGGCGGTGACCTATTTCCTCATCTGCTGGTCGCTGGGCCTGTGCATGTCGCGCCTGGAAAAGCGCATCCATGCCCGCCGCAACCAGCGCGGCCTGGCGGCGAGCCCGGCCCTCTAG
- a CDS encoding secretin N-terminal domain-containing protein, which produces MKFPLPLPIALALCLSLPAGAGGLPGQEPVSLDFDHADIAAVARTLNAITRRNIVVDPRVQGALSLHTDTPVTPAQAWEMFVGALRLSGYSVVASNGLYRIVQEADAKLLSTSVLVPGQRPGGEAIATEVMRLDYQGASNLLPVLRPLISPNNVINVDAANNTLVVTDYTSNLARLRTLVAALDTPSATDVEVIPLRNTTAAATAATVRKLSALSRAAADTGTPSAATPGAAAQPAGAGAARSAADASIVVDSQTNSLLVRAQSRAQLAAIRALVAQLDQPREAGNVRVVYLKNAQATRLAQVLRAAFPAEASAEQGAASAQRGSGSSGATAGLSGGTTASSADTASASTAGSSKASAATTSSVTPAGQPTTGGGIQADPASNALIITAPEPRFREMRPIIEQLDSRRAQLYVESLVVEVDASKTVELGVQWSQLFDISSSTTLTLGTVAKALESMSGTNILSTANVVTLDNEEAKIVVGQNVPYITGSYTTSTNSNPFQTVERKDVGITLRLRPQIGENGNIRMSIYQESSSVASTSTTLGPTTNQRSIESTVTVQDGKIIVLGGLIEDRYTDEAYRLPWVADLPLVGGVFRSFARSRKKTNLIVFLRPVALRDDAAMASMTMDRYDYIRGQQAAMPPDIGKLPGNFVVPPVMP; this is translated from the coding sequence ATGAAGTTCCCCCTGCCATTGCCCATCGCCCTGGCGCTGTGCCTGTCCCTGCCCGCCGGGGCCGGCGGGCTGCCCGGCCAGGAGCCGGTCTCGCTCGACTTCGACCATGCCGACATCGCCGCCGTGGCACGCACCCTCAACGCCATCACCCGGCGCAACATCGTGGTCGATCCGCGGGTCCAGGGCGCGCTCTCGCTGCATACCGACACGCCGGTCACGCCGGCGCAGGCCTGGGAGATGTTCGTCGGCGCCCTGCGCCTGTCGGGCTACAGCGTGGTGGCGTCGAACGGCCTCTACCGCATCGTGCAGGAGGCCGATGCCAAGCTGCTGTCCACCTCGGTGCTGGTGCCCGGCCAGCGGCCGGGCGGCGAGGCGATCGCCACCGAGGTGATGCGCCTGGACTACCAGGGCGCCAGCAACCTGCTGCCGGTGCTGCGGCCGCTGATCAGCCCCAACAACGTGATCAACGTCGATGCCGCCAACAACACGCTGGTGGTGACCGACTACACCAGCAACCTGGCGCGGCTGCGCACCCTGGTGGCGGCGCTGGACACGCCCAGCGCCACCGATGTGGAGGTGATCCCGCTGCGCAACACCACCGCCGCGGCCACGGCGGCGACGGTGCGCAAGCTCTCGGCGCTGTCGCGTGCGGCGGCCGACACGGGCACCCCCTCGGCGGCCACGCCCGGCGCCGCCGCGCAGCCGGCCGGCGCGGGCGCCGCCAGGTCCGCTGCCGATGCCTCCATCGTGGTGGACAGCCAGACCAACAGCCTGCTGGTGCGCGCCCAGAGCCGCGCCCAGCTGGCCGCCATCCGCGCCCTGGTGGCGCAGCTCGACCAGCCGCGCGAGGCCGGCAATGTGCGGGTGGTCTACCTGAAGAACGCCCAGGCCACGCGGCTGGCGCAGGTGCTGCGGGCGGCGTTCCCGGCCGAGGCGTCGGCGGAGCAGGGCGCTGCTTCGGCGCAGCGCGGCAGCGGGTCTTCCGGCGCCACGGCAGGGCTGAGCGGCGGCACGACCGCTTCCAGCGCCGACACCGCTTCCGCTTCGACCGCCGGCAGCAGCAAGGCCTCGGCCGCCACCACCTCCTCCGTCACCCCGGCCGGCCAGCCCACCACCGGCGGCGGCATCCAGGCCGATCCGGCCAGCAACGCGCTGATCATCACCGCGCCCGAGCCGCGGTTCCGGGAGATGCGGCCCATCATCGAGCAGCTCGACAGCCGGCGCGCCCAGCTCTATGTGGAATCGCTGGTGGTGGAGGTGGACGCGAGCAAGACGGTGGAGCTGGGCGTGCAGTGGTCGCAGCTCTTCGACATCAGCTCCAGCACCACGTTGACCCTGGGCACGGTGGCCAAGGCGCTGGAGTCGATGAGCGGCACCAACATCCTCTCCACCGCCAACGTGGTCACGCTGGACAACGAGGAGGCCAAGATCGTGGTGGGCCAGAACGTGCCCTACATCACCGGCTCGTACACGACCAGCACCAACTCCAACCCCTTCCAGACGGTGGAGCGCAAGGACGTGGGCATCACGCTCAGGCTGCGGCCGCAGATCGGGGAGAACGGCAATATCCGCATGTCGATCTACCAGGAGTCGTCCTCGGTGGCCTCGACCAGCACCACCTTGGGCCCGACGACCAACCAGCGCTCCATCGAATCGACGGTGACGGTGCAGGACGGCAAGATCATCGTGCTGGGCGGCCTGATCGAGGACCGCTACACCGACGAGGCCTACCGCCTGCCCTGGGTGGCCGATCTGCCCCTGGTGGGCGGCGTGTTCCGCAGTTTCGCCCGCTCGCGCAAGAAGACCAACCTGATCGTCTTCCTGCGGCCGGTGGCCTTGCGCGACGACGCGGCCATGGCCTCGATGACCATGGACCGGTACGACTACATCCGCGGGCAGCAGGCCGCCATGCCGCCGGACATCGGCAAGCTGCCGGGGAATTTCGTGGTTCCGCCGGTCATGCCCTGA
- a CDS encoding pyridoxal phosphate-dependent aminotransferase, protein MSFIASTLSRIKPSSTIAATQRARDLAAQGRDIVALSAGEPDFDTPENIKQAAIRAIAEGKTKYPPVSGIPALREAIVGKFQRENGLSYTPQQTMVSTGGKQVISNALLATLDPGDEVVIPTPYWVSYPELVALCNGVPVFAETSAASNFKLTPEVLDKAITPKTKWLILNSPSNPSGAAYTREELKALAEVLLRHPHVWVLADDIYEHLVYDGFEFTTIAQVEPALMDRTLTMNGVSKAYAMTGWRLGYGAGPLQLMKAMDSIQGQLTSGCCSISQWAAVEALNGPQDFLAERREVFRERRDMVVSMLNAADGISCRTPEGAFYVFASCAEVLGKRSPNGVVLHDDTTFATELLNAQGLAIVQGSAFGMGGHFRLSYAAATEQLTDACQRVQRFCASLT, encoded by the coding sequence GTGTCCTTCATCGCCTCCACGCTCAGCCGCATCAAACCTTCGAGCACCATCGCCGCCACCCAGCGCGCCCGTGACCTCGCCGCCCAGGGCCGCGACATCGTCGCCCTCAGCGCCGGCGAGCCCGACTTCGACACGCCCGAGAACATCAAGCAGGCCGCCATCCGCGCCATCGCCGAGGGCAAGACCAAGTACCCGCCGGTCAGCGGCATCCCGGCGCTGCGCGAGGCCATCGTGGGCAAGTTCCAGCGCGAGAACGGCCTGAGCTACACCCCCCAGCAGACCATGGTCAGCACCGGCGGCAAGCAGGTGATCTCCAACGCCCTGCTGGCCACGCTGGACCCGGGCGACGAGGTCGTCATCCCCACGCCCTACTGGGTGAGCTACCCCGAGCTGGTGGCGCTGTGCAACGGCGTGCCGGTGTTCGCCGAGACCTCGGCGGCCAGCAACTTCAAGCTGACGCCGGAAGTCCTGGACAAGGCGATCACGCCGAAGACCAAGTGGCTGATCCTGAACTCGCCCTCCAACCCCAGCGGCGCCGCCTACACCCGCGAAGAGCTGAAGGCCCTGGCCGAGGTGCTGCTGCGCCATCCGCACGTCTGGGTGCTGGCCGACGACATCTACGAACACCTGGTCTACGACGGCTTCGAGTTCACCACCATCGCCCAGGTCGAGCCCGCGCTGATGGACCGCACGCTGACCATGAACGGCGTCTCCAAGGCCTACGCCATGACCGGCTGGCGCCTGGGCTACGGGGCCGGCCCGCTGCAGCTGATGAAGGCCATGGATTCGATCCAGGGCCAGCTCACCTCCGGCTGCTGCAGCATCTCGCAATGGGCGGCGGTGGAAGCGCTGAACGGTCCGCAGGACTTCCTGGCCGAACGCCGCGAAGTCTTCCGCGAACGCCGCGACATGGTGGTCTCCATGCTCAACGCCGCCGACGGCATCAGCTGCCGCACGCCCGAGGGCGCCTTCTATGTCTTCGCCTCCTGCGCCGAGGTGCTGGGCAAGCGCAGCCCGAACGGCGTGGTGCTGCACGACGACACCACCTTCGCCACCGAGCTGCTCAATGCCCAGGGCCTGGCCATCGTGCAGGGCAGCGCCTTCGGCATGGGTGGACACTTCCGCCTGTCCTATGCTGCGGCCACCGAACAGCTGACCGACGCCTGCCAGCGTGTGCAGCGCTTCTGCGCCAGCCTGACCTGA